A single genomic interval of Picosynechococcus sp. PCC 7003 harbors:
- a CDS encoding YheT family hydrolase, whose protein sequence is MFYQPPLWLRSGIAMTIYAAFGAAKQWHNQPKISPLEYREVILTGANQTPIFCQYAQPSQSKGTIVATYGITGSLTDQWFLEILAHKAFQAGYGVLLFDWRAHGKTAALSPDLTSDGLLEGEDFVRLAAQGKQQLGLKAPFLFTGYSLGGQLALWGLKKAQELDLKTLGLQAADILAGAVICPSLESHRSLSYLEKHPFKCYFEQAIAKNLQKLAWQLQSYHPHAFQTETIEKAMTIREFDQYLVIPKLGFTTTQAYYEASSPLYFLQDLHRPTFILYAADDPLFAPDLVEDLHYVDQRNIYLNTQITQFGGHVGYISDRQCQNHWGDSDPWWAWQRILPWFDQQLSQNYQTSPVTTAQQ, encoded by the coding sequence ATGTTTTATCAACCGCCCCTCTGGTTACGGTCTGGCATTGCTATGACTATCTATGCCGCTTTTGGTGCTGCGAAACAATGGCACAATCAACCGAAAATCTCTCCTTTAGAATATCGGGAAGTGATCCTGACAGGGGCGAACCAAACCCCTATTTTTTGCCAATACGCGCAACCCAGTCAGTCGAAAGGGACAATTGTGGCCACCTACGGCATTACCGGCAGTTTGACAGACCAATGGTTTTTAGAAATCCTCGCCCATAAAGCGTTCCAGGCTGGTTATGGAGTTTTGTTGTTCGATTGGCGTGCCCATGGCAAAACAGCAGCCCTTTCTCCGGATTTGACCAGTGATGGGCTACTAGAAGGGGAAGATTTTGTGCGTCTGGCGGCCCAGGGTAAACAGCAATTGGGGTTAAAAGCTCCTTTTCTGTTTACTGGTTATTCCCTAGGGGGACAATTGGCTTTATGGGGCTTGAAAAAAGCCCAGGAATTAGATTTAAAGACTTTAGGGTTACAGGCAGCGGATATTCTCGCGGGCGCTGTCATTTGTCCCAGTTTAGAATCCCACCGTTCCCTCAGCTACCTCGAAAAACATCCGTTTAAATGCTATTTTGAGCAGGCGATCGCCAAAAATTTACAGAAATTGGCTTGGCAGTTACAAAGCTATCATCCCCACGCTTTCCAGACCGAAACCATTGAAAAGGCGATGACAATTCGGGAATTTGATCAGTATCTCGTGATTCCCAAACTGGGTTTCACAACGACCCAAGCCTATTACGAGGCCAGTAGTCCCCTTTATTTTCTCCAGGATTTACACAGGCCGACTTTTATTCTATATGCAGCGGATGATCCCCTCTTTGCGCCAGATCTCGTCGAGGATCTCCACTATGTTGATCAGCGGAACATTTACCTAAATACCCAAATCACGCAGTTTGGGGGCCATGTGGGTTACATTAGCGATCGCCAATGCCAAAACCATTGGGGCGATAGTGATCCTTGGTGGGCCTGGCAAAGAATTCTTCCATGGTTTGACCAACAACTCAGTCAGAACTACCAAACTTCTCCCGTCACTACAGCGCAACAATAA
- a CDS encoding riboflavin synthase subunit alpha translates to MINPSILSLGVAACATCLSVTTKEEIVKVATGCVAILAGFLALCYAPWVIKVLVIAMPIIIERLKARSSKL, encoded by the coding sequence ATGATTAACCCATCGATTTTGAGCCTCGGGGTTGCTGCCTGTGCAACCTGCTTGAGTGTCACCACAAAAGAAGAAATTGTGAAAGTCGCGACGGGATGTGTTGCCATTCTCGCCGGGTTTCTCGCCTTATGTTATGCGCCCTGGGTCATTAAGGTACTTGTTATTGCAATGCCGATTATCATCGAACGTCTCAAGGCCCGTTCTTCCAAGCTTTAA